A region from the Malus domestica chromosome 07, GDT2T_hap1 genome encodes:
- the LOC103410302 gene encoding protein SGT1 homolog, protein MASDLEKSAKEAFIDDHFELAVDLYTQAIALNPQSAELYSDRAQANIKSGNLTGAVADANKAIEFDPSLYKAYLRKGIACIKLEEYQTAKATLEIGAPLAPHETRFAELIKECDEKIAEEADVLPTASLEKNITENVIPAEDVQPVSQPSNQVTVATVKPKYRHEFYQKPEEGVVTIFAKGIPAKDVNVDFGEQILSVSIDVAGEDTYHFQPRLFAKIIPEKCRFDVLSTKVEIRLAKAEALHWTSLEFSKDSPVPLRVSGQVVEAPRPSYPSSKPKRVDWDKLEAQVKKEEKEEKLDGDAALNKFFQDIYKDADEDTRRAMRKSFVESNGTVLSTNWKEVGNKKVEGSAPDGMEMKKWEF, encoded by the exons ATGGCTTCCGATCTCGAGAAGAGTGCGAAGGAGGCGTTCATTGACGACCACTTCGAGTTGGCCGTTGACCTCTACACCCAGGCCATCGCTCTTAATCCTCAGAGCGCCGAGCTCTACTCCGACCGCGCGCAGGCCAACATCAAATCCGGCAATCTCACTG GGGCTGTTGCGGATGCGAACAAGGCAATTGAGTTCGATCCATCACTGTACAAAGCGTATTTGCGCAAAGG AATTGCCTGCATCAAGCTCGAGGAATATCAGACTGCAAAGGCAACCCTGGAAATTGGTGCTCCTCTGGCCCCGCATGAGACACGATTCGCTGAATTGATAAAAGAGTGTGATGAGAAAATTGCAG AGGAAGCTGATGTTCTACCAACGGCTTCATTGGAGAAAAACATTACAGAGAATGTTATACCTGCAGAAGATGTTCAGCCTGTGAGTCAACCTTCCAATCAGGTGACCGTAGCAACTGTCAAACCAAAATACAG gCATGAATTCTACCAGAAGCCAGAAGAAGGGGTTGTGACAATATTCGCCAAGGGCATACCAGCCAAAGATGTTAATGTTGACTTTGGTGAACAAATA CTAAGTGTTAGCATTGATGTTGCTGGTGAAGATACATATCATTTTCAGCCTCGCTTATTTGCAAAG ATAATACCTGAAAAGTGCAGATTTGACGTTCTGTCCACCAAAGTTGAAATTCGCTTGGCTAAAGCTGAAGCATTACACTGGACATCTCTTGAATTCAGCAAGGACAGCCCTGTTCCACTAAGGGTCAGTGGCCAAG TTGTTGAAGCACCAAGGCCATCCTACCCATCCTCGAAACCAAAAAGGGTTGACTGGGATAAGCTGGAGGCCCAAGTGAAGAAGGAG GAAAAAGAAGAGAAGCTTGATGGTGATGCAGCTTTGAACAAATTTTTCCAAGACATATACAAGGATGCTGATGAGGACACAAGAAGGGCCATGAGAAAATCTTTT GTGGAGTCGAACGGGACAGTGCTGTCGACAAACTGGAAAGAAGTGGGAAACAAAAAGGTTGAGGGAAGTGCTCCGGACGGcatggagatgaagaaatgggaGTTCTAG
- the LOC103410306 gene encoding UDP-glycosyltransferase 88A1-like — MEATAIVLYPSPLIGHLVSMVELGKLILTRHPSLCIHILITTPPYRANDTDSYITSVSAANPSLIFHHLPTISLPPSLSPSRNHETPIFEVLLLNNPYVHQALLSISHNFSIKAFVMDFFCSVGLPIATELNIPSYFFFTSSAANLACFLYLPTIHSITDKSLKDLNILLNIPGVQPIPSSDMPKPILERNNKVYEHFQESSKQFPKSAGIIVNTFESLEPRVLRAIWDGLCLTENVPTPPVYPIGPLIISHGGGGRGAEYLKWLDSQPSGSVVFLCFGSLGLFSKEQLKEIAIGLENSGHRFLWVVRNPPAQNQIGLAIKESDPELKSLLPDGFLDRTKGRGLVVKSWAPQVAVLNHNSVGGFVSHCGWNSVLESVCAGVPIVAWPLYAEQRFNRVVLVEEIKIAMPMNESEDGFVRAAEVEKRVTELMDSEEGESIRKRTKDLQNDAHAALGETGSSRVAFTKLLEFWGKTC, encoded by the coding sequence ATGGAGGCGACAGCTATAGTTTTATATCCATCACCTCTAATTGGGCACTTAGTCTCCATGGTAGAGCTAGGCAAGCTCATACTCACCCGCCACCCTTCTCTGTGCATCCACATCCTCATCACCACCCCGCCCTACCGTGCCAACGACACCGACTCATACATCACCTCCGTCTCCGCCGCCAACCCTTCCCTCATTTTCCACCACCTCCCCAccatctccctccctccctccctctcccccTCCCGCAACCACGAAACCCCAATCTTCGAAGTCCTTCTCCTCAACAACCCTTACGTCCACCAAGCCCTCCTCTCCATCTCCCACAACTTCTCCATCAAAGCTTTTGTCATGGACTTCTTCTGCTCTGTCGGGCTCCCCATTGCCACCGAGCTGAACATCCCCAGCTACTTCTTCTTCACATCCAGCGCCGCCAACCTCGCTTGCTTCCTCTACCTCCCCACCATTCACAGCATCACTGACAAAAGCCTCAAAGACCTAAATATCCTTCTCAACATTCCAGGAGTCCAGCCGATTCCTTCCTCCGATATGCCGAAACCGATTCTTGAACGAAACAACAAAGTGTATGAACATTTCCAAGAAAGCTCAAAGCAGTTCCCGAAATCAGCTGGGATTATCGTAAACACGTTTGAATCTCTCGAACCCAGAGTTCTCAGAGCAATATGGGACGGTCTGTGCTTGACGGAGAACGTTCCAACTCCACCGGTCTACCCCATCGGACCGCTGATTATTTCCCATGGCGGTGGAGGCCGCGGGGCCGAGTATTTGAAATGGCTGGACTCACAGCCAAGTGGAAGCGTGGTGTTCCTCTGTTTTGGGAGCTTGGGATTGTTTTCAAAGGAGCAGTTGAAGGAAATTGCGATTGGGTTGGAGAATAGTGGGCACAGATTTTTGTGGGTGGTCCGTAATCCTCCAGCCCAAAATCAAATTGGGCTGGCTATTAAAGAGTCCGATCCGGAATTGAAATCTTTGCTTCCGGACGGGTTCTTGGATCGGACTAAGGGTCGGGGTCTCGTGGTCAAGTCATGGGCCCCGCAAGTGGCAGTGTTGAATCACAACTCGGTGGGTGGGTTTGTGAGTCATTGCGGGTGGAACTCGGTGTTGGAATCGGTGTGTGCCGGTGTGCCGATTGTGGCTTGGCCGCTCTACGCGGAGCAGAGATTCAATCGAGTGGTTTTGGTGGAGGAGATTAAGATTGCTATGCCGATGAACGAGTCAGAAGACGGGTTTGTGAGAGCAGCGGAGGTGGAGAAGCGAGTTACGGAGTTGATGGACTCGGAGGAGGGCGAGTCGATCAGGAAGCGTACAAAGGATTTGCAAAACGATGCCCATGCAGCATTGGGTGAGACCGGGTCGTCTCGGGTTGCATTTACTAAACTACTTGAATTCTGGGGCAAAACCTGTTAG
- the LOC103410384 gene encoding late embryogenesis abundant protein At1g64065-like, protein MARSDAESATDHSQDLRKKKRIRCLVYIAVFAVFQIVVITVFALTVMRAKSPKFRIRSVTIEELTTDTNTASPSLNLRFIAETTVRNPNFGLYKFEESSITVVYRGTVIGDVAVPKATARTRATRRATVTGDVTTANSNLGNDVSSGFVTLNTISTLRGKVYLMNMIKKSKSAEMNCTFNINLTEKVVREISCK, encoded by the coding sequence ATGGCCAGAAGCGATGCAGAGTCAGCCACAGACCACTCCCAAGACTTACGCAAAAAGAAACGCATCAGATGTTTAGTGTACATTGCTGTTTTCGCCGTCTTCCAGATCGTCGTTATAACGGTGTTTGCACTCACCGTGATGCGTGCCAAGAGCCCAAAGTTCCGAATTCGCTCTGTCACGATTGAAGAGCTCACTACTGACACAAACACAGCCAGCCCTTCGCTTAACTTGAGGTTCATTGCTGAAACTACCGTCAGGAATCCTAATTTCGGACTGTACAAATTTGAGGAGAGCTCCATAACCGTTGTGTATAGGGGTACAGTGATCGGCGATGTTGCTGTTCCAAAGGCAACGGCCAGGACTAGGGCAACGAGAAGGGCTACTGTGACGGGGGACGTGACAACGGCCAATTCGAACTTGGGCAATGATGTAAGTTCTGGGTTTGTGACGCTTAACACAATATCCACGCTAAGAGGAAAGGTTTATTTGATGAACATGATCAAGAAAAGTAAGTCTGCAGAGATGAACTGCACGTTCAATATTAATTTGACGGAGAAAGTGGTCCGAGAAATAAGTTGCAAGTAG
- the LOC139197840 gene encoding late embryogenesis abundant protein At1g64065-like has protein sequence MTTGTEDSRRKRNRCLLCIAAGIIAQTIIIVLFVVFVLRVKTPKVRLDSVAVNSLATSSSSSSPSFKIEINAVVAVKNNNFGHYKFESSKATFSYKGTEVGEGTIAKEKAKAKKTKRINVVVSLSSNKVSSHSELSSDLRSGNLTLTAYAKLDGKVHLLNVLKKKKSADLNCTINLDIKAKMVRVLTCK, from the coding sequence ATGACAACCGGAACCGAAGATTCTCGCCGGAAGCGAAACAGGTGCTTGCTGTGCATAGCCGCTGGGATCATAGCACAAACCATCATCATAGTCCTTTTTGTGGTTTTCGTCCTCCGAGTCAAAACTCCCAAAGTCCGCTTAGACTCGGTTGCAGTCAACTCACTTGCCACAAGCTCCAGctcctcttctccttccttcaaGATTGAAATCAATGCCGTTGTTGCGGTAAAAAACAACAACTTTGGACACTACAAGTTCGAGAGCAGCAAGGCAACTTTCTCGTACAAAGGCACCGAGGTCGGCGAGGGAACCATAGCTAAGGAAAAAGCTAAGGCTAAGAAAACAAAGAGGATTAATGTTGTAGTGTCGTTGAGTTCGAACAAGGTTTCGAGCCACTCTGAGTTGAGTAGCGATCTGAGGTCTGGGAATTTGACTTTGACGGCGTACGCTAAGTTGGATGGGAAGGTTCATCTGTTGAACGTTCTCAAGAAGAAGAAGTCTGCCGATTTGAACTGCACCATAAATCTTGATATTAAAGCCAAAATGGTCCGCGTATTAACTTGCAAGTGA
- the LOC103410303 gene encoding uncharacterized protein has translation MQFFGGTEISPSLPASTASGNNGHMMYVFNRNGVCLLYREWNRPLHTLNQQQDHKLMFGLLFSLKSLTAKMDPTTQDKSNLGVPQLPGQGCSFHSFRTNTYKLTFMESPSGIKIILVTHPRTSDLRESLKYIYNLYVEYVVKNPLYTPGTPIRCELFNTTLDQYVRSIS, from the exons ATGCAATTCTTCGGAGGAACGGAGATAAGCCCGTCGCTGCCGGCGTCGACGGCGTCGGGAAACAACGGTCACATGATGTACGTCTTCAACCGCAACGGCGTCTGCCTGCTTTACCGCGAGTGGAATCGGCCGCTTCACACCCTGAACCAGCAGCAGGATCACAAGCTAATGTTCGGTCTCCTCTTCTCCCTCAAGTCGCTCACCGCCAAGATGGATCCCACCACGCAGGACAAGTCCAACCTCGGCGTCCCTCAGCTGCCCGGCCAAGGCTGCTCCTTCCACAGCTTCCGCACCAACACCTACAAGCTCACTTTCATGGAGTCCCCTTCCGGCATCAag ATCATATTGGTTACTCATCCTAGAACTAGTGACTTGAGGGAGTCATTGAAGTACATTTACAACTTGTATGTCGAGTACGTTGTGAAGAACCCGCTCTACACTCCCGGAACTCCAATCAG GTGTGAGCTATTCAACACGACTCTTGACCAGTACGTCAGGAGCATTTCATAG
- the LOC103410304 gene encoding UDP-glycosyltransferase 88A1-like has product MEAAAIVLYPSPPIGHLIAMVELGKLILTHHPSLCIHILITTPPYRADDTASYITSVSAATPSLIFHHLPTISLPPSLASSRNHETLTFELVPLNNPYVHQALLSISHSFSIKAFVMDFFCALGLSVAAKLNIPSFFFFTSGAAFLASFLYLPTIHNITDKSLKDLNTLLNIPGVPPMPSSDMAKPTLDRSDKAYEHFLASSSQFPKSAGIIVNTFESLEPRALRAISDGLCLAENVPTRPVYPIGPLIVSHGGGGRGAECLKWLDSQPSGSVVFLCFGSLGLFSKEQLKEIAIGLENSGHRFLWVVRNPPAQNQIKVAITDQSDPELKSLLPDGFLDRTKDRGLVVKSWAPQVAVLNHDSVGGFVSHCGWNSVLESVCAGVPIVAWPLYAEQRFNRVVLVEEIKIALPMKESEDGFVRAPEVEKRVTELMESEEGEVMRKRTKAMQNEAHVALGETGSSGVALTKLLQLWGKTG; this is encoded by the coding sequence ATGGAGGCGGCAGCTATAGTTTTATATCCATCACCACCAATTGGCCACTTGATCGCCATGGTAGAGCTAGGCAAGCTCATACTCACCCACCACCCTTCTCTGTGCATCCACATCCTCATCACCACCCCGCCCTACCGCGCCGACGACACCGCTTCATACATCACCTCCGTCTCCGCCGCTACCCCTTCCCTCATCTTCCACCACCTCCCCACCATCTCCCTTCCTCCCTCCCTCGCCTCCTCCCGCAACCACGAAACCCTAACCTTCGAACTCGTCCCCCTCAACAACCCTTACGTCCACCAAGCCCTCCTCTCCATCTCCCACAGCTTCTCCATCAAAGCTTTTGTCATGGACTTCTTCTGCGCTCTCGGGCTCTCCGTCGCCGCCAAGCTGAACATCcccagcttcttcttcttcacatcCGGCGCTGCCTTCCTCGCCAGCTTCCTCTACCTCCCCACCATTCACAACATCACTGACAAAAGCCTCAAAGACCTAAATACCCTTCTCAACATTCCAGGAGTCCCGCCGATGCCTTCCTCCGATATGGCGAAACCGACTCTTGACCGAAGCGACAAGGCGTACGAACATTTCCTAGCAAGCTCAAGCCAGTTCCCCAAATCAGCTGGGATCATCGTAAACACGTTTGAATCTCTCGAACCTAGAGCTCTCAGAGCAATATCGGACGGCCTGTGCTTGGCCGAGAACGTTCCCACGCGGCCGGTCTACCCCATCGGACCGCTGATTGTTTCCCACGGCGGTGGAGGCCGCGGGGCCGAGTGTTTGAAATGGCTGGACTCACAGCCAAGTGGAAGCGTGGTGTTCCTCTGTTTCGGGAGCTTGGGATTGTTTTCAAAGGAGCAGTTGAAGGAAATAGCGATTGGGTTGGAGAACAGTGGGCACAGATTTTTGTGGGTGGTCCGTAATCCGCCAGCCCAAAATCAAATTAAGGTGGCTATTACAGACCAGTCCGATCCGGAATTGAAATCCTTGCTCCCGGACGGGTTCTTGGATCGGACCAAGGACCGGGGGCTCGTCGTCAAGTCGTGGGCCCCGCAAGTGGCGGTGTTGAATCACGACTCAGTGGGTGGGTTTGTGAGTCATTGCGGGTGGAACTCGGTGTTGGAATCGGTGTGTGCCGGTGTGCCGATTGTGGCTTGGCCGCTCTACGCCGAGCAGAGGTTCAATCGAGTGGTTTTGGTGGAGGAGATTAAGATTGCTTTGCCGATGAAGGAGTCAGAAGATGGGTTTGTGAGAGCGCCGGAGGTGGAGAAGCGAGTTACGGAGTTGATGGAGTCGGAGGAGGGCGAGGTTATGAGGAAGCGTACAAAGGCTATGCAAAACGAAGCCCATGTAGCGTTGGGTGAGACCGGGTCGTCTGGGGTTGCATTGACTAAACTACTTCAATTGTGGGGCAAAACTGGTTAG